In Acinetobacter pittii, one genomic interval encodes:
- the icaA gene encoding glycosyltransferase family 2 protein — protein sequence MAPIDILFLFGFLGIWIPQAFWAWLSYQAWKYSKTAEKELQNLPIPERWPVLSVLIPAYNEGVVIEDTLHAIAQQDYPAEAYEVLLINDGSKDNTLEIAENLAQIYPCIKIVNVPKGMGGKGKSRTLNNGLPHAKGELIVVYDADSTPEPDCVRLLAQTLLADKKLVAVNGKVRTRNWQDSILTRFIAIEFIFFQWIFQGGRWQRFELSTLMGTNYVIWRDALETLGGFDEKSLVDDTEMSFRIFIGQKRIKWVPYAIGWQQDPPSLSVFVKQRSRWTQGNFYVTRKYLPVALRTPFPIGIEILNNIMCYILFVPALFWSHITLTLGLLDIAGISVPGPFTTLWGLSFCLYVAQMWFTLSLEKVKPELYFYSVISYVSYSQIFLFIVFKAAYDMLKNKIQGNSLQWYKTERSKEKK from the coding sequence ATGGCTCCAATTGATATTCTCTTTTTATTTGGTTTTTTAGGGATTTGGATTCCACAAGCATTTTGGGCGTGGTTAAGTTATCAAGCTTGGAAATATTCAAAAACAGCGGAAAAAGAATTACAAAACCTTCCTATACCAGAGAGGTGGCCCGTTCTGAGTGTCTTGATCCCTGCTTACAATGAAGGCGTTGTGATTGAAGATACTTTGCATGCAATTGCTCAACAAGATTACCCAGCCGAAGCATATGAAGTTCTACTGATTAATGATGGATCTAAAGATAACACCTTAGAAATTGCCGAAAATTTGGCACAGATTTATCCTTGCATAAAAATTGTCAATGTTCCTAAAGGAATGGGGGGCAAAGGTAAATCTAGAACGCTGAATAATGGCCTTCCCCATGCCAAAGGCGAATTGATTGTTGTCTATGATGCGGACAGTACACCAGAACCCGATTGTGTTCGCCTGCTCGCTCAAACCCTCCTTGCCGATAAAAAATTAGTGGCCGTCAACGGGAAAGTAAGAACGCGCAACTGGCAAGATAGTATTTTGACCCGATTTATCGCAATCGAATTCATCTTTTTTCAATGGATTTTCCAAGGCGGGCGTTGGCAACGTTTTGAATTATCGACATTAATGGGTACAAACTATGTCATTTGGCGTGATGCTTTAGAAACCTTGGGTGGTTTTGATGAAAAATCATTAGTCGATGATACGGAAATGAGTTTTAGGATTTTTATCGGCCAAAAACGGATTAAATGGGTGCCTTATGCAATTGGTTGGCAGCAAGACCCACCCTCTTTAAGTGTATTTGTTAAACAGCGCTCCCGTTGGACTCAAGGTAATTTTTATGTAACTCGTAAATATTTACCCGTAGCGTTAAGAACGCCTTTTCCTATCGGAATTGAAATTCTAAATAACATTATGTGCTACATACTTTTTGTACCCGCTTTATTCTGGAGTCATATCACTTTAACTCTTGGGTTGCTTGATATTGCAGGTATTTCAGTTCCGGGGCCATTTACCACTTTGTGGGGGCTTTCATTTTGCCTATATGTCGCACAAATGTGGTTTACCCTTTCGCTCGAAAAAGTTAAACCAGAACTCTACTTTTACTCTGTTATATCTTATGTAAGTTACTCACAAATCTTTCTTTTTATTGTATTTAAAGCCGCATATGACATGCTTAAAAATAAAATACAGGGTAATTCCCTTCAATGGTACAAAACGGAACGTAGCAAGGAGAAAAAATAA
- the phrB gene encoding deoxyribodipyrimidine photo-lyase: protein MSNVNQLVWFRQDLRVRDHAALWHASQQGPCIGLIILSPEQWQTHHDAPIKINFYLRQLQQLKKELEQLNIPLIIQVTPCWKSIADLMGKLTNQLNIKNVYSNIEIGFNELKRDKTVQEVLNQQGKELFLFHDRTIFPLRSIRNQSQQPYQVFGAFKKACYSKLDISGLPQCYPIPEKQNDYPTSFSKINSLTLEDIEAFFDSSVSKEQEDLWPVGERFALEQLDVFIKDHLFDYKLERDFPHVKGTSQLSPYLNLGILSIRQCLQALFRTEHGNFHLTNEGQQTWLDELLWREFYQHILFDFPHVSKHIPFKKDTQKIKWNYNPEHLTAWQTGQTGIPIIDAGMRQLLKTGWMHNRVRMITAMFLCKNLLIDWRIGEQWFMEHLIDGDLAANNGGWQWCASTGTDAVPYFRIFNPIAQSKKFDPNGDYIRQWVEELAHLDNKAIHEPYSTKTNTQLNYPKPIVDLKETRLKAIETFKSI, encoded by the coding sequence ATGTCAAACGTAAATCAGCTGGTTTGGTTTCGTCAGGATTTAAGAGTTCGAGACCATGCTGCTTTATGGCATGCATCTCAACAAGGACCTTGTATTGGATTAATTATTTTATCGCCTGAACAATGGCAAACGCACCACGACGCACCTATAAAAATTAATTTCTATTTACGTCAGCTTCAACAGCTCAAAAAAGAATTAGAACAGCTTAACATTCCACTTATTATCCAAGTCACGCCTTGCTGGAAAAGTATTGCTGACTTAATGGGTAAACTGACAAATCAGCTCAATATTAAAAACGTCTATTCAAATATAGAGATCGGCTTTAATGAATTAAAAAGAGATAAAACTGTACAGGAAGTTTTAAATCAGCAAGGTAAAGAACTCTTTTTATTCCATGATCGTACAATTTTTCCTTTACGTTCTATTCGCAATCAGTCACAACAGCCCTACCAGGTTTTCGGTGCATTCAAAAAAGCCTGTTATTCAAAATTGGATATTAGTGGTTTACCTCAATGCTATCCGATTCCTGAAAAGCAAAATGACTACCCCACTTCTTTTTCAAAAATAAACAGCTTAACTCTAGAAGATATCGAAGCTTTTTTTGACTCATCTGTTTCTAAAGAACAAGAAGACCTATGGCCAGTTGGAGAGAGATTTGCTCTAGAGCAGCTCGATGTATTTATTAAAGATCATTTATTTGACTATAAATTAGAGCGTGACTTTCCCCATGTGAAAGGAACTAGTCAACTTTCTCCCTATTTAAACCTTGGAATTTTGTCTATTCGTCAATGCCTGCAGGCCCTTTTTAGAACTGAACATGGCAACTTTCATTTGACGAATGAAGGCCAGCAGACTTGGCTAGATGAACTGCTTTGGCGAGAATTTTATCAACATATTTTATTTGATTTCCCCCATGTTTCTAAACACATTCCATTTAAAAAGGATACTCAGAAAATCAAATGGAATTATAATCCAGAGCACCTCACCGCATGGCAAACTGGCCAGACGGGTATACCGATTATTGATGCTGGAATGCGCCAACTTCTAAAAACAGGATGGATGCATAATCGTGTTCGCATGATTACGGCCATGTTTTTATGTAAAAACTTACTGATAGATTGGCGTATTGGTGAACAATGGTTTATGGAGCATTTAATCGATGGTGATTTAGCAGCAAACAATGGTGGTTGGCAATGGTGCGCTTCTACAGGAACCGATGCTGTACCTTACTTTAGAATTTTTAATCCTATTGCTCAATCAAAGAAATTTGATCCAAATGGGGATTATATTCGTCAATGGGTTGAAGAATTAGCTCATCTAGACAATAAAGCCATTCATGAACCCTACTCAACCAAAACGAATACTCAGTTAAATTATCCAAAACCAATAGTTGATTTAAAGGAAACACGTCTTAAAGCAATTGAAACTTTCAAGAGTATTTAA
- the slyD gene encoding FKBP-type peptidyl-prolyl cis-trans isomerase, translated as MTAIANNHVVSFHYKLTNAEGETLDQSQGEPLAYLHGAGNIIPGLENALTGKTVGEKFTVNVPAAEGYGEYNPDLVQEVPAQMFQGVENIQPGMQFQAQTDDGVQIVTVKAVEGDNVVVDANFPLAGQDLTFEVEIVEIRDASQEELDHGHVHGAGGHHH; from the coding sequence ATGACTGCTATTGCAAATAACCACGTGGTTTCATTCCACTACAAATTAACAAACGCTGAGGGTGAAACACTTGATCAATCTCAAGGTGAACCACTTGCCTATTTGCACGGTGCAGGCAATATCATTCCTGGTTTAGAAAATGCATTAACAGGTAAAACTGTTGGTGAAAAATTTACTGTTAACGTACCTGCTGCTGAAGGTTATGGCGAATACAACCCAGACCTAGTGCAAGAAGTGCCAGCTCAAATGTTCCAAGGTGTTGAGAACATCCAACCTGGTATGCAATTCCAAGCTCAAACAGATGACGGCGTTCAGATCGTTACTGTTAAAGCGGTTGAAGGCGACAACGTTGTTGTTGATGCTAACTTCCCACTTGCTGGTCAAGATTTAACTTTTGAAGTTGAAATCGTAGAAATCCGTGATGCTTCTCAAGAAGAATTAGATCACGGTCACGTACACGGTGCTGGTGGTCATCACCACTAA
- the ndh gene encoding NAD(P)/FAD-dependent oxidoreductase, translating into MTQNLHHIVIVGGGAGGLELATQLGETFGKNRKAKITLVDQNLTHIWKPLLHEIAAGSLNPHEEQTNYFAHSEKHHYEFVLGTLVGVNKDKKLIELIPPQLSKEQQNHPQELSYDTLILALGSVSNDFNTTGVRENCHFLDSRKQADVFQQDLLHLYIEAQNQPNQRTLNIGIVGAGATGVELAAELIETTKNFYKYGLKKIHPNQVKITLIEASERILPALSDKTADHSAEQLKKMGVEILTQHRVEKIDKHCIYFSNGNQLKSDITVWAAGVKAPKVLESFTDFKRDNINRLMVYATLQTYSDPNVFAFGDCAHCQLDARQPPLGPRAQVASQQASFLVDAMAARLNGRSQPMFTFNDKGSLVSLSRHKAVGELLGDVSVQGYIAKTMYVSLYRLHQATIHGYTQAGILTMKDLLTRRVRPKIKLY; encoded by the coding sequence ATGACCCAAAATTTACATCATATTGTAATTGTTGGTGGTGGTGCTGGTGGCTTAGAACTGGCCACACAACTCGGTGAAACTTTTGGGAAAAACCGTAAAGCAAAGATTACATTGGTTGACCAAAACCTCACCCATATTTGGAAACCTTTACTTCACGAAATTGCTGCTGGTTCTTTAAATCCGCACGAAGAACAAACAAACTATTTTGCACACTCAGAAAAACATCATTATGAATTTGTGCTCGGAACATTAGTTGGCGTTAATAAAGACAAAAAATTAATTGAGTTAATTCCTCCTCAGCTGTCTAAGGAACAACAAAATCATCCGCAAGAGTTAAGCTATGACACGCTTATTTTAGCGCTTGGTTCAGTATCCAATGACTTTAATACAACAGGTGTGCGTGAAAACTGTCATTTCCTCGACAGCAGAAAACAAGCCGATGTTTTCCAGCAAGATTTATTACATCTCTATATTGAAGCTCAAAATCAACCTAATCAGCGAACTTTAAATATTGGAATTGTGGGAGCTGGAGCGACAGGTGTAGAGCTTGCAGCTGAGTTAATTGAAACAACTAAAAACTTTTATAAATATGGTCTAAAGAAAATTCATCCCAACCAAGTCAAAATTACACTGATTGAAGCTTCTGAACGTATTTTACCCGCTCTAAGTGATAAAACTGCCGACCACAGTGCTGAGCAGCTCAAAAAAATGGGCGTTGAAATTTTAACTCAACACCGCGTTGAAAAAATTGATAAGCATTGCATCTACTTTAGCAATGGTAATCAATTAAAAAGTGATATTACTGTTTGGGCGGCAGGCGTAAAAGCACCTAAGGTTCTAGAAAGTTTTACCGATTTTAAACGTGATAATATTAACCGTCTGATGGTCTATGCAACGTTGCAAACCTATTCCGATCCAAATGTATTTGCGTTTGGTGACTGTGCTCATTGCCAACTTGATGCAAGACAACCTCCACTTGGCCCACGTGCTCAAGTTGCAAGTCAACAAGCGAGTTTCTTAGTCGATGCTATGGCTGCTCGATTAAATGGCCGATCACAGCCGATGTTTACATTTAACGACAAAGGTTCTCTCGTGTCTTTAAGTCGTCATAAGGCCGTTGGAGAATTACTTGGTGATGTCAGTGTGCAAGGCTACATTGCAAAAACCATGTATGTCTCTTTATATCGTTTACATCAAGCAACGATTCACGGATACACTCAGGCTGGAATACTCACAATGAAAGATTTACTTACAAGACGTGTACGTCCAAAAATTAAGCTGTATTAA
- the dacD gene encoding D-alanyl-D-alanine carboxypeptidase PBP6B has protein sequence MKFFLSLFTLFSIFCTTLTNAALLNIAPESVEAAAWTIVDTQSGQIIAEHNSHVQRAPASLTKMMVAYIALKEIKAGKLKKEEIITATPVVSVVQWDESQMYLKAGEQISVDQLLAGLIVMSANDAAVTLAEKISGDVPHFVQRMNQEAQALGMKDTHFSNPAGITMPDHFTTAHDLSLLSQAVIKQTPEYLHYSKMPSFSYNQRFHHATNLALKYDPSVDGLKTGYTKAAGYNLALTASRPSFSSNLNQRRLLVIVLGTPSAVKRAEIADKLMNLAYAYTRDEVIIPEQKLIAELPVVKSTLKMFKVETKQPTIVTTSLYADPTPIDLNTFDNVTQRVQVLDSNMQPKIIAPLETTQTRVNIELNEKQLTAPLMKVMSLATVSIYQNNQLIRSLQIEDNVHIEEANIFQKIAMWFSSLFSIFSSSEHSAAKLYPVDSH, from the coding sequence GTGAAATTTTTTCTATCTCTTTTTACCCTCTTTAGTATTTTCTGTACTACCCTAACCAATGCCGCATTACTCAATATTGCACCTGAAAGTGTTGAAGCTGCTGCATGGACTATTGTAGATACTCAATCGGGTCAAATTATTGCTGAGCATAATAGCCATGTGCAACGTGCACCAGCATCTTTAACTAAAATGATGGTTGCCTACATTGCCTTAAAAGAGATTAAAGCCGGCAAGCTGAAAAAAGAAGAAATCATTACTGCGACTCCAGTGGTTAGTGTTGTGCAGTGGGATGAATCACAAATGTATCTTAAAGCTGGTGAACAAATTTCAGTTGATCAGTTATTGGCAGGTTTAATCGTGATGTCTGCGAATGATGCAGCCGTGACTTTAGCTGAAAAAATTTCTGGTGATGTTCCTCACTTTGTACAACGTATGAATCAGGAAGCTCAGGCATTAGGTATGAAAGATACTCACTTTAGTAATCCTGCCGGAATTACGATGCCTGATCATTTCACTACAGCACACGACCTTAGCTTATTAAGTCAGGCTGTCATTAAGCAGACCCCTGAATATTTACATTATTCAAAAATGCCAAGCTTTAGCTATAACCAACGTTTCCACCACGCGACTAATCTTGCTTTGAAATATGATCCATCTGTAGATGGCTTAAAAACGGGATATACCAAGGCAGCAGGTTACAACTTGGCTTTAACGGCTTCACGTCCTTCATTCTCATCTAACCTAAATCAAAGACGTTTATTAGTAATCGTTTTAGGTACGCCAAGTGCAGTAAAACGTGCTGAGATTGCAGATAAATTAATGAATCTTGCGTATGCCTATACACGTGATGAAGTGATTATTCCTGAACAAAAATTAATTGCTGAACTGCCTGTTGTAAAATCGACTTTAAAAATGTTTAAGGTAGAAACAAAGCAACCGACCATTGTAACGACGTCTTTATATGCAGACCCGACACCAATTGATTTAAATACTTTTGACAATGTGACTCAACGCGTCCAAGTCCTCGACAGCAACATGCAACCAAAAATTATTGCTCCGCTCGAAACGACTCAAACCCGTGTAAACATTGAGCTGAATGAAAAACAATTAACTGCGCCGTTAATGAAAGTCATGAGCTTGGCAACAGTATCGATTTATCAAAATAATCAACTGATCCGTAGTCTTCAAATCGAAGATAACGTACATATTGAAGAAGCCAATATTTTCCAAAAAATCGCAATGTGGTTTTCTAGTCTCTTCTCTATTTTTTCATCGAGTGAACATAGCGCGGCAAAACTCTACCCTGTAGATTCGCACTAA
- a CDS encoding M61 family metallopeptidase, which yields MLHYQIEFDDYKQHLVHVTIRFLANPNQELWLPTWIPGSYLIREFSKHIESVKAYDEAGRLLDIKKTSKNRWRLFNTDHELMTIEYDVYAYDLSVRGAYVDQTRLYINPACVCLALEGQEQSACEVEVFLPDELKHFQLATGLASKSLVKGRFTLKADHYDQLIDSPFELADQTRFSFETHGIEHEFVISGSHNTNIDRLKTDIEKICAAEINMFGSAPFKNYTFMTMATGNNYGGLEHCNSTSLITPRDDLPKSNEPTEPSKDYQRFLGLCSHEYFHSWLVKFIRPENFANYNLHQEGYTSLLWIFEGFTSYYDDLILLRSGVISQKSYLDLLKAQIDRYLQNPGRFVQTVAESSFDAWIKFYRQDENSNNAGTSYYNKGALVALCLDLGLRLRGSSLDALMRRLYENTQNGMQVNERTIFDLCKELTGDSWIEQINHLINTTDELPLDQLFPEFGLSYRVKTDKSLPLGLKLADKPEGVLVQSARRDGAAAKAGISANDVIIAIDGLKATTKLVEKYAKQGGTYTIFAFRRDELLTFDVECATSDLTEVELVIEDQAKIEKWLKA from the coding sequence ATGTTGCATTATCAAATTGAGTTCGATGATTACAAACAACACCTTGTTCACGTGACAATTCGTTTTTTAGCCAACCCGAATCAGGAACTTTGGTTACCAACGTGGATTCCGGGCAGTTATCTAATTCGAGAGTTCTCAAAACATATTGAATCCGTTAAAGCTTATGATGAAGCTGGTCGTCTGCTGGACATTAAAAAAACGAGCAAGAATCGCTGGCGTTTATTTAATACAGACCACGAATTAATGACGATTGAATATGATGTGTATGCATATGATTTGTCGGTACGTGGTGCGTATGTCGACCAGACTCGTCTATATATTAATCCAGCATGTGTATGTTTGGCTTTAGAAGGGCAGGAGCAATCTGCATGTGAAGTTGAAGTTTTCTTGCCGGATGAATTAAAGCATTTTCAGTTAGCAACAGGCTTAGCTTCAAAAAGTTTAGTTAAAGGTCGATTTACTTTAAAAGCAGATCATTATGATCAACTGATCGATAGCCCATTTGAACTAGCTGACCAAACACGCTTTAGTTTTGAAACCCATGGCATTGAACATGAGTTCGTAATTTCTGGTTCGCATAATACGAATATTGATCGCTTAAAAACCGATATCGAAAAGATTTGTGCAGCTGAAATAAATATGTTCGGTTCAGCACCATTTAAAAACTATACCTTCATGACCATGGCAACAGGGAATAATTATGGTGGGTTAGAACATTGTAATAGTACAAGTTTGATCACACCGCGTGACGATTTGCCAAAGTCGAATGAACCAACTGAACCTTCTAAAGACTATCAACGTTTTTTAGGCTTATGTAGTCATGAATATTTTCATTCATGGTTAGTCAAGTTTATCCGTCCAGAAAACTTTGCAAACTATAATTTGCATCAAGAAGGCTACACGTCTTTATTGTGGATATTTGAGGGTTTTACTTCATATTACGATGACTTGATTTTATTACGTAGCGGTGTGATTTCTCAGAAGTCTTATCTTGATTTACTCAAAGCACAAATTGACCGTTATTTACAAAACCCAGGCCGTTTTGTTCAAACAGTGGCCGAATCAAGTTTTGATGCTTGGATCAAATTTTATCGTCAAGATGAAAACTCAAATAACGCAGGTACTAGTTACTACAATAAAGGTGCTTTAGTTGCGTTATGCCTAGATCTAGGTTTACGCCTACGTGGTTCTAGTCTTGATGCTTTAATGCGTCGATTATATGAAAATACTCAAAATGGTATGCAAGTAAACGAAAGAACCATTTTTGATTTATGTAAGGAATTGACGGGTGATAGCTGGATTGAACAAATTAATCATTTGATTAATACCACTGATGAATTACCACTTGATCAATTGTTTCCTGAGTTTGGCTTAAGTTATAGAGTTAAAACTGACAAATCATTGCCACTAGGTTTAAAACTTGCTGATAAGCCAGAAGGTGTACTCGTACAAAGTGCTCGTCGTGATGGCGCAGCAGCGAAAGCAGGTATTTCTGCTAATGATGTAATTATTGCAATTGATGGGTTAAAAGCGACCACTAAACTTGTTGAGAAGTATGCAAAGCAGGGTGGTACTTACACTATCTTTGCTTTCCGCCGCGATGAGTTACTAACTTTTGACGTTGAGTGTGCTACATCTGATTTAACTGAAGTTGAACTGGTGATTGAAGATCAGGCGAAAATCGAGAAATGGTTAAAGGCTTAA
- a CDS encoding NADP-dependent isocitrate dehydrogenase — MAGEKSTIIYTLTDEAPLLATYSLLPIIETFTKPAGIEIIKSDISVAARVLAEFADYLSEEQKVSDNLAELGRLTQDPDTNIIKLPNISASVAQLTACIKELQSKGYAIPDYPENPTTEEEKSIKARYGKCLGSAVNPVLREGNSDRRAPAAVKNYAKKHPHSMSEWKQWSQTHVSHMEEGDFYHGEKSMTLDRARNVKMELITNSGKSIVLKPKVALQEGEIIDSMFMSKKALCDFYEKELDDCKEAGILFSLHVKATMMKVSHPIVFGHCVKIYYKEAFEKHGKLFDELGINVNNGMAGLYEKIETLPTSLREEIIEDLHACQEHRPALAMVDSAKGITNFHSPNDIIVDASMPAMIRAGGKMWGADGKQYDAKAVMPESTFARIYQEMINFCKWHGNFDPKTMGTVPNVGLMAQKAEEYGSHDKTFEISEAGIANITDLDTGEVLLTQNVEEGDIWRMCQVKDAPIRDWVKLAVTRARNSGMPAIFWLDPYRPHENELIKKVQKYLKDHDTTGLDIQIMSQVRAMRYTLERVVRGLDTISVTGNILRDYLTDLFPIMELGTSAKMLSIVPLMAGGGMYETGAGGSAPKHVQQLVEENHLRWDSLGEFLALAVSLEEMGIKENNARAKLLAKTLDEATGKLLDNDKSPSRRTGEIDNRGSHFYLSLYWAEALAAQNEDAELKAKFAPLAKALAENEEKIVAELAQVQGKPADIGGYYAIDPTKVNAVMRPSATFNAALATVEA, encoded by the coding sequence ATGGCTGGTGAAAAGTCAACTATTATTTACACACTGACTGATGAGGCGCCATTATTGGCGACCTATTCGCTACTGCCGATCATTGAGACCTTTACCAAGCCAGCTGGCATCGAGATTATTAAAAGTGACATCTCTGTAGCTGCACGCGTGCTCGCAGAATTCGCTGATTACCTAAGTGAAGAGCAAAAGGTATCTGACAACCTTGCAGAGCTAGGTCGTCTTACACAAGATCCAGATACAAACATTATCAAACTCCCGAACATTAGTGCGTCTGTTGCGCAATTAACTGCATGTATTAAAGAGCTTCAATCAAAAGGTTACGCAATTCCTGATTATCCGGAAAATCCGACGACTGAAGAAGAAAAATCAATCAAAGCTCGTTATGGTAAGTGCCTTGGTTCAGCAGTAAACCCTGTCCTTCGTGAAGGTAACTCTGACCGCCGTGCTCCTGCAGCAGTTAAAAATTACGCGAAGAAACACCCTCATTCAATGAGCGAGTGGAAACAGTGGTCACAAACTCACGTTTCACATATGGAAGAAGGTGACTTCTACCATGGTGAAAAATCAATGACACTTGATCGCGCGCGTAATGTGAAAATGGAACTTATCACTAACAGTGGTAAGAGCATTGTTCTTAAGCCAAAAGTTGCGCTTCAAGAAGGTGAAATCATTGATTCAATGTTCATGAGCAAGAAAGCACTTTGTGATTTCTATGAAAAAGAACTTGATGACTGTAAAGAAGCGGGAATTTTATTCTCTTTACATGTAAAAGCGACAATGATGAAAGTTTCACACCCGATCGTTTTCGGTCACTGTGTGAAAATCTATTACAAAGAAGCTTTCGAAAAACACGGTAAGTTATTTGACGAGTTAGGCATTAACGTAAATAACGGTATGGCTGGGTTATACGAGAAAATCGAAACTCTTCCTACTTCATTACGTGAAGAAATCATTGAAGACTTACATGCTTGTCAAGAACACCGTCCTGCACTTGCAATGGTTGACTCGGCAAAAGGCATCACTAACTTCCATTCACCAAACGACATCATCGTTGATGCTTCTATGCCAGCAATGATTCGTGCCGGTGGTAAAATGTGGGGTGCTGATGGTAAGCAATATGATGCTAAAGCTGTTATGCCAGAATCAACATTTGCCCGTATTTACCAAGAAATGATCAATTTCTGTAAATGGCATGGTAACTTCGATCCGAAGACTATGGGTACAGTACCAAACGTTGGTTTGATGGCTCAAAAAGCTGAAGAATACGGTTCTCACGACAAGACTTTTGAGATTTCAGAAGCAGGTATTGCAAACATTACCGATCTTGACACTGGTGAAGTGTTATTGACTCAAAATGTGGAAGAAGGCGATATCTGGCGTATGTGTCAGGTTAAAGATGCTCCGATTCGTGACTGGGTTAAACTTGCAGTAACTCGTGCACGTAATTCAGGCATGCCTGCAATCTTCTGGCTTGACCCGTACCGTCCACATGAAAACGAGTTGATCAAGAAAGTACAAAAGTACTTAAAAGATCATGATACAACTGGTCTTGATATCCAAATCATGTCTCAAGTACGTGCAATGCGTTACACACTTGAGCGTGTGGTACGTGGCCTAGACACGATTTCTGTGACTGGTAACATCTTACGTGACTACTTAACTGACTTGTTCCCAATTATGGAACTTGGTACTTCTGCAAAAATGTTGTCTATCGTTCCGCTAATGGCGGGTGGTGGTATGTACGAAACTGGTGCAGGTGGTTCAGCGCCAAAACACGTACAACAACTTGTTGAAGAAAACCACTTACGTTGGGATTCACTTGGTGAGTTCCTTGCACTTGCAGTATCTTTAGAAGAAATGGGTATTAAAGAAAATAATGCTCGTGCTAAGTTACTTGCGAAGACTCTTGATGAAGCGACTGGTAAATTGCTTGACAATGACAAGTCTCCATCACGTCGTACTGGTGAAATCGACAACCGTGGCAGCCATTTCTACTTGTCACTTTACTGGGCTGAAGCGCTTGCTGCTCAGAACGAAGATGCTGAGTTGAAAGCTAAATTTGCTCCTCTTGCTAAAGCTTTAGCTGAAAATGAAGAGAAGATCGTTGCTGAACTTGCGCAAGTACAAGGTAAACCAGCGGACATCGGTGGTTACTACGCAATTGATCCGACTAAAGTAAATGCTGTAATGCGTCCAAGTGCTACATTCAATGCAGCTCTTGCAACAGTTGAGGCTTAA
- the rluE gene encoding rRNA large subunit pseudouridine synthase E: MKIVILNKPYDVLSQFRKDEAHMTVSDFVDDPTLRLAGRLDMDSEGLVFLTDHGGLNQFITNPANKKYKTYLVQVDGDVTEEALEQLRKGVELNDGITLPAKAIKVSEPEWLWERNPPVRYRANIPTSWIEISICEGRNRQVRRMTSAVGFPTLRLIRTKIGSIDLVQLGLKPGDVKEIEPLLYPDFKDVPAEQPYRSRSYVKKPGGTGGKPMVRKNKDGSAKKSGTKRIWQMDESEKPRRKTNGTTRPNTKAPRGRGRNNGR, translated from the coding sequence ATGAAAATTGTGATTCTCAACAAGCCATATGACGTTCTCTCCCAGTTTCGTAAAGACGAAGCACATATGACCGTCTCTGACTTTGTTGATGACCCGACTTTACGCTTAGCAGGCCGTCTTGATATGGACTCTGAGGGTTTAGTTTTTTTAACCGATCATGGTGGTCTGAATCAGTTCATTACCAACCCTGCAAATAAAAAATACAAAACGTATTTAGTTCAAGTTGATGGCGATGTAACCGAAGAAGCGCTTGAACAACTTCGTAAAGGTGTAGAACTGAACGATGGTATAACGCTGCCAGCTAAAGCCATTAAAGTCAGTGAACCTGAATGGTTGTGGGAACGTAATCCGCCAGTACGTTACCGTGCAAATATTCCAACATCTTGGATCGAGATTTCAATTTGCGAAGGCCGTAACCGTCAAGTTCGTCGTATGACTTCTGCGGTAGGTTTTCCAACTTTACGTTTAATTCGTACTAAAATTGGCTCAATCGACTTAGTTCAACTTGGCTTAAAACCAGGTGATGTTAAAGAAATTGAACCATTACTCTACCCTGACTTTAAAGATGTGCCAGCTGAACAGCCTTATCGTTCACGTTCATATGTTAAAAAACCAGGCGGTACAGGCGGCAAGCCAATGGTTCGCAAAAATAAAGATGGTTCTGCGAAAAAGTCTGGTACAAAACGTATTTGGCAAATGGATGAAAGCGAGAAACCACGTCGTAAGACCAATGGTACAACTCGTCCAAATACCAAAGCACCACGTGGTCGTGGGCGTAATAATGGTCGATAA